The Symphalangus syndactylus isolate Jambi chromosome 8, NHGRI_mSymSyn1-v2.1_pri, whole genome shotgun sequence genome includes a window with the following:
- the PLEKHG3 gene encoding pleckstrin homology domain-containing family G member 3 isoform X1 yields MGALLRKANLPGVPSPGSNARMPVSTSLHQDGSQERPVSLTSTTSSSGSSRDSRSAMEEPSGSEPPAENGAGSPRGRHLPNSNNNSSSWLNVKGPLSPFNSRAAAGPAHHKLSYLGRVVREIVETERLYVQDLRSIVEDYLLKIIDTPGLLKPEQVSALFGNIENIYALNSQLLRDLDSCNSDPVAVASCFVERSQEFDIYTQYCNNYPNSVAALTECMRDKQQAKFFRDRQELLQHSLPLGSYLLKPVQRILKYHLLLQEIAKHFDEEEDGFEVVEDAIDTMTCVAWYINDMKRRHEHAVRLQEIQSLLINWKGPDLTTYGELVLEGTFRVHRVRNERTFFLFDKTLLITKKRGDHFVYKGNIPCSSLMLIESTRDSLCFTVTHYKHSKQQYSIQAKTVEEKRNWTHHIKRLILENHHATIPQKAKEAILEMDSYYPNRYRYSPERLKKAWSSQDEVSSHVRQGRRQSEPTKHLLRQLNEKARAAGMKHAGSAGTLLDFGQPSRIRGLQPEAEGATQEEEEEEVVEEEEEEEEQAFQVSLEDLTGHEGNEEGAGPEPPGSEEEEEEQEESLAVAEQVADFASSLLAALHCWHYRANALLFSRGAMGKGRRESESSRSSRRPSGRSPTGTEKRMSFESISSLPEVEPDPEAGSEQEVFAAVEGPNAEEMPSDTESPEVLETQLDAHQGLLGMDPPGDMVDYVAAESTEDLKALSSEEEEEMGGATQEPESLLPSSVLDQASVIAERFVSSFSRRSSVAQEDGKSSGFGSPRLVSRSSSVLSLEGSEKGLARHGSATDSFSCQLSPEVDISVGVATENSPSVNGMEPPSPGCPVEPDWSSCKKESALSSRDRLLLDKIKNYYENAEHHDAGFSVRRRESLSYIPKGLVRNSVSRFNSLPRPDPEPVPPVGRKRQVGSRPTSWALFELPGPSHVGKGDPPPISDAEFRPSSEIVKIWEGMESSGGSPGKGPGQGQANGFDLHEPLFILEEHELGAITEESATASPESSSPTEGRSPAHLAWELKELVKELSSSTQGELVAPLHPRIVQLSHVMDSHVSERVKNKVYQLARQYSLRIKSNKPVMARPPLQWEKAAPERDGKSPTVPCLQDEAGEPLGGKGKRKPVLSLSDYEQLMAQEHSPPKPSSAGEMSPQRFSFNPSAVSQRITSPGGRPSARSPLSPTETFSWPDVRELCSKYASRDEARRAGGGRPRGPPVNRSHSVPENMVEPPLSGRVGRCRSLSTKRGRGGGEAARSPGPLPQSKPDGGETLYVTADLTLEDNRRVIVMEKGPLPSPTAGLEESSGQGPSSPVALLGQVQDFQQSAECQPKEEGPRDSADLSQQGRVRNLREKFQALNSVG; encoded by the exons ATGGGAGCTCTCCTGAGGAAAGCG AATCTCCCTGGGGTGCCCTCCCCAGGCAGCAATGCCAGGATGCCTGTGTCCACCTCCCTCCACCAGGATGGCAGCCAGGAGCGGCCGGTGAGCCTGACCTCTACCACCTCCTCGTCGGGCTCCTCCCGTGACAGTCGCAGTGCCATGGAGGAACCCAGCGGCTCTGAGCCTCCCGCCGAGAATGGGGCAGGCTCCCCGAGAGGCCGGCATCTccccaacagcaacaacaactcCAGCAGCTGGTTGAACGTGAAGGGGCCCCTCTCCCCGTTCAACAGCCGGGCAGCGGCAGGGCCTGCGCACCACAAGCTCAGCTACCTGGGCCGAGTGGTGCGGGAGATTGTGGAGACAGAGCGCTTGTATGTGCAGGACCTGCGCAGCATCGTGGAG GACTACCTCTTGAAGATCATTGACACACCTGGGCTGCTGAAGCCAGAACAGGTCAGCGCCCTCTTTGGGAACATAGAAAACATCTACGCACTGAACAG CCAGCTCCTCAGAGACCTGGACAGCTGCAATAGTGACCCCGTGGCTGTGGCCAGCTGCTTTGTGGAAAGG AGCCAAGAGTTTGATATCTACACCCAGTATTGCAACAATTACCCCAA CTCCGTGGCCGCCCTGACGGAATGCATGCGGGACAAGCAGCAGGCCAAATTCTTTCGGGACCGGCAGGAGCTGCTACAGCACTCACTGCCCTTGGGCTCCTACCTGCTGAAGCCAGTCCAGCGCATCCTCAAGTACCACCTGCTGCTCCAG GAAATTGCCAAGCATTTTGATGAAGAAGAGGATGGCTTTGAGGTGGTGGAGGATGCCATTGACACCATGACCTGTGTGGCCTGGTACATCAACGACATGAAGAGGAGGCATGAGCACGCAGTCCGGCTCCAG GAGATTCAGTCACTCCTCATCAACTGGAAGGGGCCCGACCTGACCACCTACGGGGAGCTTGTCCTGGAGGGCACGTTCCGCGTGCATCGCGTGCGCAATGAAAGGACCTTTTTCCTCTTTGACAAAACACTGCTTATCACCAAGAAGCGGGGCGATCACTTTGTCTACAAGGGCAACATCCCG TGCTCCTCCCTGATGCTGATCGAAAGCACCAGAGACTCCCTGTGCTTCACCGTCACCCACTACAAGCACAGCAAGCAGCAGTACAGCATCCAG GCCAAGACAGTGGAGGAGAAACGGAACTGGACTCACCACATCAAGAGGCTCATCCTAGAGAACCACCATGCCACCATTCCCCAGAAG GCCAAGGAAGCCATCTTGGAAATGGATTCCTATT ATCCCAATCGATACCGCTACAGCCCAGAGCGGCTGAAGAAGGCTTGGTCCTCCCAGGATGAGGTGTCCTCCCATGTGCGCCAGGGGCGCCGGCAATCTG AGCCAACCAAACACCTGCTCAGGCAACTCAACGAGAAAG CCCGAGCAGCAGGAATGAAG CATGCAGGCAGTGCTGGAACCCTCCTGGACTTTGGGCAGCCCTCCCGTATTCGGGGCCTGCAGCCAGAGGCTGAAGGGGCtacccaggaggaggaagaggaggaggtggtggaggaggaggaggaggaggaagagcaggccTTTCAGGTCTCTCTGGAGGACCTGACAGGGCATGAAGGCAACGAGGAGGGGGCTGGGCCGGAGCCCCCAGgctcagaggaggaggaggaggagcaggaggagagccTGGCGGTGGCGGAGCAGGTAGCCGACTTTGCCAGCTCCCTGCTGGCCGCCCTCCACTGCTGGCACTATCGGGCCAACGCTTTACTTTTCTCCCGGGGCGCTATG GGAAAGGGGCGCAGGGAGTCTGAAAGCTCCAGGAGCAGCAGAAGGCCCAGTGGCCGGTCTCCAACCGGTACTGAGAAGCGCATGAGCTTCGAGTCCATTTCTTCCCTGCCAGAG GTGGAGCCGGACCCTGAGGCTGGGAGCGAGCAAGAGGTATTTGCTGCTGTGGAAGGGCCCAATGCCGAGGAGATGCCTTCAGACACAGAATCTCCAGAAGTCCTGGAGACACAGCTTGATGCCCACCAGGGCCTTCTGGGGATGGACCCCCCGGGTGACATGGTGGACTACGTGGCGGCTGAGAGCACTGAGGACCTTAAGGCCCTGAGcagtgaggaggaagaagaaatgggGGGTGCCACCCAGGAGCCTGAGAGCCTTCTGCCATCCTCCGTGCTGGACCAGGCCAGTGTCATTGCGGAGCGATTTGTCAGCAGCTTCTCTCGGCGGAGCAGTGTGGCACAGGAGGACGGCAAGTCCAGTGGCTTTGGAAGCCCGCGGCTGGTCAGCCGGAGCAGCAGCGTGCTCAGCCTGGAGGGCAGCGAGAAGGGCCTGGCCCGGCATGGCAGTGCCACAGACTCCTTCAGCTGTCAGCTCTCCCCAGAAGTGGACATCAGTGTGGGGGTGGCCACAGAGAACAGCCCTTCTGTCAATGGGATGGAGCCCCCAAGCCCAGGCTGCCCAGTAGAGCCCGACTGGTCTTCCTGCAAGAAGGAATCAGCGCTCTCCTCCCGAGACCGGCTGTTGCTAGACAAGATTAAGAACTATTATGAAAACGCAGAACACCACGATGCAGGCTTCAGCGTCCGTCGCCGGGAGAGCCTCTCCTACATCCCCAAAGGACTGGTAAGAAACTCCGTCTCCAGGTTCAACAGCCTTCCCCGGCCAGACCCAGAGCCAGTACCTCCAGTGGGGCGCAAGAGACAGGTGGGCTCCCGGCCGACTTCGTGGGCCCTGTTTGAGCTCCCAGGACCAAGCCATGTGGGCAAAGGGGACCCACCTCCCATCTCAGATGCTGAATTCCGCCCGTCTTCAGAAATTGTGAAGATCTGGGAGGGAATGGAGTCTTCCGGGGGGAGCCCTGGGAAGGGgccaggccagggccaggccaATGGCTTCGACCTGCATGAGCCACTCTTCATCCTGGAGGAGCATGAGCTGGGAGCCATCACAGAGGAGTCGGCCACTGCCTCCCCGGAAAGCTCCTCTCCCACTGAGGGGCGCAGCCCGGCCCACCTGGCCTGGGAGCTGAAAGAGCTGGTGAAGGAGCTGAGCAGCAGTACCCAGGGGGAGCTGGTGGCCCCACTGCACCCCCGCATCGTGCAGCTCTCCCACGTAATGGACAGCCACGTGAGCGAGCGCGTCAAGAACAAGGTCTACCAGCTGGCCCGCCAGTACAGCCTCCGGATCAAGAGCAACAAGCCAGTGATGGCCAGGCCACCACTGCAGTGGGAAAAGGCGGCCCCTGAGAGGGATGGGAAGAGCCCCACTGTGCCCTGTCTACAGGACGAGGCTGGAGAGCCATTAGGTGGCAAAG GTAAGAGGAAGCCGGTGCTGTCTCTATCCGACTATGAGCAGCTGATGGCCCAGGAGCACAGCCCTCCCAAGCCCTCCTCGGCTGGGGAGATGTCACCACAGCGTTTCTCCTTCAACCCGTCTGCTGTCAGCCAGAGGATCACCTCGCCTGGGGGCCGGCCCTCCGCCCGGAGCCCCCTCAGCCCCACAGAGACCTTCAGCTGGCCCGACGTCCGCGAGCTCTGCTCCAAGTATGCCTCCCGCGATGAGGCACGCCGAGCAGGGGGTGGCCGGCCCCGTGGCCCACCCGTCAACAGGAGCCACTCGGTGCCAGAGAACATGGTAGAGCCACCTCTGTCGGGCAGGGTGGGCCGCTGCCGCAGCCTGAGCACCAAGAGGGGCCGGGGAGGCGGAGAGGCTGCCCGATCCCCTGGGCCTCTGCCCCAGAGCAAGCCGGACGGAGGTGAGACCCTGTATGTCACTGCAGACCTCACCCTGGAGGACAACCGGCGGGTGATTGTCATGGAGAAGGGACCCCTTCCCAGCCCCactgcagggctggaggagaGCAGTGGCCAGGGACCAAGCTCGCCAGTGGCCCTGCTGGGGCAGGTCCAGGACTTCCAGCAGTCTGCAGAGTGCCAGCCAAAGGAAGAGGGTCCCAGGGACTCAGCAGACCTGAGCCAGCAGGGCAGAGTGAGAAACCTTAGAGAGAAGTTCCAGGCCTTGAACTCTGTCGGTTGA
- the PLEKHG3 gene encoding pleckstrin homology domain-containing family G member 3 isoform X3, which produces MGALLRKANLPGVPSPGSNARMPVSTSLHQDGSQERPVSLTSTTSSSGSSRDSRSAMEEPSGSEPPAENGAGSPRGRHLPNSNNNSSSWLNVKGPLSPFNSRAAAGPAHHKLSYLGRVVREIVETERLYVQDLRSIVEDYLLKIIDTPGLLKPEQVSALFGNIENIYALNSQLLRDLDSCNSDPVAVASCFVERSQEFDIYTQYCNNYPNSVAALTECMRDKQQAKFFRDRQELLQHSLPLGSYLLKPVQRILKYHLLLQEIAKHFDEEEDGFEVVEDAIDTMTCVAWYINDMKRRHEHAVRLQEIQSLLINWKGPDLTTYGELVLEGTFRVHRVRNERTFFLFDKTLLITKKRGDHFVYKGNIPCSSLMLIESTRDSLCFTVTHYKHSKQQYSIQAKTVEEKRNWTHHIKRLILENHHATIPQKAKEAILEMDSYYPNRYRYSPERLKKAWSSQDEVSSHVRQGRRQSEPTKHLLRQLNEKARAAGMKGKGRRESESSRSSRRPSGRSPTGTEKRMSFESISSLPEVEPDPEAGSEQEVFAAVEGPNAEEMPSDTESPEVLETQLDAHQGLLGMDPPGDMVDYVAAESTEDLKALSSEEEEEMGGATQEPESLLPSSVLDQASVIAERFVSSFSRRSSVAQEDGKSSGFGSPRLVSRSSSVLSLEGSEKGLARHGSATDSFSCQLSPEVDISVGVATENSPSVNGMEPPSPGCPVEPDWSSCKKESALSSRDRLLLDKIKNYYENAEHHDAGFSVRRRESLSYIPKGLVRNSVSRFNSLPRPDPEPVPPVGRKRQVGSRPTSWALFELPGPSHVGKGDPPPISDAEFRPSSEIVKIWEGMESSGGSPGKGPGQGQANGFDLHEPLFILEEHELGAITEESATASPESSSPTEGRSPAHLAWELKELVKELSSSTQGELVAPLHPRIVQLSHVMDSHVSERVKNKVYQLARQYSLRIKSNKPVMARPPLQWEKAAPERDGKSPTVPCLQDEAGEPLGGKGKRKPVLSLSDYEQLMAQEHSPPKPSSAGEMSPQRFSFNPSAVSQRITSPGGRPSARSPLSPTETFSWPDVRELCSKYASRDEARRAGGGRPRGPPVNRSHSVPENMVEPPLSGRVGRCRSLSTKRGRGGGEAARSPGPLPQSKPDGGETLYVTADLTLEDNRRVIVMEKGPLPSPTAGLEESSGQGPSSPVALLGQVQDFQQSAECQPKEEGPRDSADLSQQGRVRNLREKFQALNSVG; this is translated from the exons ATGGGAGCTCTCCTGAGGAAAGCG AATCTCCCTGGGGTGCCCTCCCCAGGCAGCAATGCCAGGATGCCTGTGTCCACCTCCCTCCACCAGGATGGCAGCCAGGAGCGGCCGGTGAGCCTGACCTCTACCACCTCCTCGTCGGGCTCCTCCCGTGACAGTCGCAGTGCCATGGAGGAACCCAGCGGCTCTGAGCCTCCCGCCGAGAATGGGGCAGGCTCCCCGAGAGGCCGGCATCTccccaacagcaacaacaactcCAGCAGCTGGTTGAACGTGAAGGGGCCCCTCTCCCCGTTCAACAGCCGGGCAGCGGCAGGGCCTGCGCACCACAAGCTCAGCTACCTGGGCCGAGTGGTGCGGGAGATTGTGGAGACAGAGCGCTTGTATGTGCAGGACCTGCGCAGCATCGTGGAG GACTACCTCTTGAAGATCATTGACACACCTGGGCTGCTGAAGCCAGAACAGGTCAGCGCCCTCTTTGGGAACATAGAAAACATCTACGCACTGAACAG CCAGCTCCTCAGAGACCTGGACAGCTGCAATAGTGACCCCGTGGCTGTGGCCAGCTGCTTTGTGGAAAGG AGCCAAGAGTTTGATATCTACACCCAGTATTGCAACAATTACCCCAA CTCCGTGGCCGCCCTGACGGAATGCATGCGGGACAAGCAGCAGGCCAAATTCTTTCGGGACCGGCAGGAGCTGCTACAGCACTCACTGCCCTTGGGCTCCTACCTGCTGAAGCCAGTCCAGCGCATCCTCAAGTACCACCTGCTGCTCCAG GAAATTGCCAAGCATTTTGATGAAGAAGAGGATGGCTTTGAGGTGGTGGAGGATGCCATTGACACCATGACCTGTGTGGCCTGGTACATCAACGACATGAAGAGGAGGCATGAGCACGCAGTCCGGCTCCAG GAGATTCAGTCACTCCTCATCAACTGGAAGGGGCCCGACCTGACCACCTACGGGGAGCTTGTCCTGGAGGGCACGTTCCGCGTGCATCGCGTGCGCAATGAAAGGACCTTTTTCCTCTTTGACAAAACACTGCTTATCACCAAGAAGCGGGGCGATCACTTTGTCTACAAGGGCAACATCCCG TGCTCCTCCCTGATGCTGATCGAAAGCACCAGAGACTCCCTGTGCTTCACCGTCACCCACTACAAGCACAGCAAGCAGCAGTACAGCATCCAG GCCAAGACAGTGGAGGAGAAACGGAACTGGACTCACCACATCAAGAGGCTCATCCTAGAGAACCACCATGCCACCATTCCCCAGAAG GCCAAGGAAGCCATCTTGGAAATGGATTCCTATT ATCCCAATCGATACCGCTACAGCCCAGAGCGGCTGAAGAAGGCTTGGTCCTCCCAGGATGAGGTGTCCTCCCATGTGCGCCAGGGGCGCCGGCAATCTG AGCCAACCAAACACCTGCTCAGGCAACTCAACGAGAAAG CCCGAGCAGCAGGAATGAAG GGAAAGGGGCGCAGGGAGTCTGAAAGCTCCAGGAGCAGCAGAAGGCCCAGTGGCCGGTCTCCAACCGGTACTGAGAAGCGCATGAGCTTCGAGTCCATTTCTTCCCTGCCAGAG GTGGAGCCGGACCCTGAGGCTGGGAGCGAGCAAGAGGTATTTGCTGCTGTGGAAGGGCCCAATGCCGAGGAGATGCCTTCAGACACAGAATCTCCAGAAGTCCTGGAGACACAGCTTGATGCCCACCAGGGCCTTCTGGGGATGGACCCCCCGGGTGACATGGTGGACTACGTGGCGGCTGAGAGCACTGAGGACCTTAAGGCCCTGAGcagtgaggaggaagaagaaatgggGGGTGCCACCCAGGAGCCTGAGAGCCTTCTGCCATCCTCCGTGCTGGACCAGGCCAGTGTCATTGCGGAGCGATTTGTCAGCAGCTTCTCTCGGCGGAGCAGTGTGGCACAGGAGGACGGCAAGTCCAGTGGCTTTGGAAGCCCGCGGCTGGTCAGCCGGAGCAGCAGCGTGCTCAGCCTGGAGGGCAGCGAGAAGGGCCTGGCCCGGCATGGCAGTGCCACAGACTCCTTCAGCTGTCAGCTCTCCCCAGAAGTGGACATCAGTGTGGGGGTGGCCACAGAGAACAGCCCTTCTGTCAATGGGATGGAGCCCCCAAGCCCAGGCTGCCCAGTAGAGCCCGACTGGTCTTCCTGCAAGAAGGAATCAGCGCTCTCCTCCCGAGACCGGCTGTTGCTAGACAAGATTAAGAACTATTATGAAAACGCAGAACACCACGATGCAGGCTTCAGCGTCCGTCGCCGGGAGAGCCTCTCCTACATCCCCAAAGGACTGGTAAGAAACTCCGTCTCCAGGTTCAACAGCCTTCCCCGGCCAGACCCAGAGCCAGTACCTCCAGTGGGGCGCAAGAGACAGGTGGGCTCCCGGCCGACTTCGTGGGCCCTGTTTGAGCTCCCAGGACCAAGCCATGTGGGCAAAGGGGACCCACCTCCCATCTCAGATGCTGAATTCCGCCCGTCTTCAGAAATTGTGAAGATCTGGGAGGGAATGGAGTCTTCCGGGGGGAGCCCTGGGAAGGGgccaggccagggccaggccaATGGCTTCGACCTGCATGAGCCACTCTTCATCCTGGAGGAGCATGAGCTGGGAGCCATCACAGAGGAGTCGGCCACTGCCTCCCCGGAAAGCTCCTCTCCCACTGAGGGGCGCAGCCCGGCCCACCTGGCCTGGGAGCTGAAAGAGCTGGTGAAGGAGCTGAGCAGCAGTACCCAGGGGGAGCTGGTGGCCCCACTGCACCCCCGCATCGTGCAGCTCTCCCACGTAATGGACAGCCACGTGAGCGAGCGCGTCAAGAACAAGGTCTACCAGCTGGCCCGCCAGTACAGCCTCCGGATCAAGAGCAACAAGCCAGTGATGGCCAGGCCACCACTGCAGTGGGAAAAGGCGGCCCCTGAGAGGGATGGGAAGAGCCCCACTGTGCCCTGTCTACAGGACGAGGCTGGAGAGCCATTAGGTGGCAAAG GTAAGAGGAAGCCGGTGCTGTCTCTATCCGACTATGAGCAGCTGATGGCCCAGGAGCACAGCCCTCCCAAGCCCTCCTCGGCTGGGGAGATGTCACCACAGCGTTTCTCCTTCAACCCGTCTGCTGTCAGCCAGAGGATCACCTCGCCTGGGGGCCGGCCCTCCGCCCGGAGCCCCCTCAGCCCCACAGAGACCTTCAGCTGGCCCGACGTCCGCGAGCTCTGCTCCAAGTATGCCTCCCGCGATGAGGCACGCCGAGCAGGGGGTGGCCGGCCCCGTGGCCCACCCGTCAACAGGAGCCACTCGGTGCCAGAGAACATGGTAGAGCCACCTCTGTCGGGCAGGGTGGGCCGCTGCCGCAGCCTGAGCACCAAGAGGGGCCGGGGAGGCGGAGAGGCTGCCCGATCCCCTGGGCCTCTGCCCCAGAGCAAGCCGGACGGAGGTGAGACCCTGTATGTCACTGCAGACCTCACCCTGGAGGACAACCGGCGGGTGATTGTCATGGAGAAGGGACCCCTTCCCAGCCCCactgcagggctggaggagaGCAGTGGCCAGGGACCAAGCTCGCCAGTGGCCCTGCTGGGGCAGGTCCAGGACTTCCAGCAGTCTGCAGAGTGCCAGCCAAAGGAAGAGGGTCCCAGGGACTCAGCAGACCTGAGCCAGCAGGGCAGAGTGAGAAACCTTAGAGAGAAGTTCCAGGCCTTGAACTCTGTCGGTTGA